In Carassius gibelio isolate Cgi1373 ecotype wild population from Czech Republic chromosome A10, carGib1.2-hapl.c, whole genome shotgun sequence, the DNA window cgatttttatttacaaatcaaaGGTACTGCAATGGGTAGTAAAATGGCACCAAACTATGTTTGCTTGTATATgggaatttttgaaaatgattttattttgaatgagtCAAATTTCTTTTTTCCTAAGATTTTGTTCTACAAACGGTATATTGATGACATTTGTATGATTACCAAGGCTACACCTGCAGAGATGATgttatttctaaattatcttaATTCAAGGAATGAGCATGTGAATTTTACTATGGAATATGACTCTGTTAGCATTAGTTTTCTTGATGTTAGAGTATACaaatgtgacggcaaacttcATACCGATCTATATCGTAAACCTACGGATCGAAATACCATTTTGAGAGGGGATAGTTTCCATCCTAGACCTTTAGTTAAGAGCTTGCCTATCAGTCAGTTTAAACGTGTGCGTAGAGTGTGCAGCACGGATGAATCTTACACTTACCAATCTAATCAGTTAACTAAAAGATTTCTGAATCGTGGTTACCGTATGGAATGGATAGAAAATGCCAAACAGAAGTTGAATGATACATCTCAAATGCagtgtttacaaaacaaaagtaacaacaaaacgcaggccttcaatgctcccatttgcacAACGAAGTACTCATCTTTGGGTGCGGAGTTTCGTAGAATTTTaaaaaaacactggcatattATTTCTAGTGATCCTAGTTTGTCTGgcgtttttaaaaacagtcctaaattagtttttaaacgtcAAAATAACTTCCGTGATTGGTTGGTAAAATCTGAATATCCTGCACGAATGAAAGGTATTCCATCTCTTCCTCCAGGTAACTACAGGTGTGGCAATTGTGCTCAGTGCGctttcacacacaaatgtaattcTTTTAGTCATCCACGCACTGGTCGCGACATTCCGATACGAGGCACTATCACATGTGCTTCAacccatgttatttatttaattcgctGCCCGTGTGGTCTTGCCTATGTGGGTAAAACATCCAGACAATTACGTATTCGTATTTGTGAACATCGCAGTAACATCAGGACCGGTGATATGCGCAGTCCCATTGCGTCTCATTTTAGGCAAATGGGTCATAATGTCAGTGTGTTAAAGTACATCGGTATAGAAAAGGTAACTAAACCATCAAGAGGTGGAGACTATGAGAAGAAATTATTACAGAGAGAATGTTTTTGGATTTATTCTCTAAATACTTTGTCACCATTAGGGTTGAATGAGGATTTTGATATCAAgccatttctataaatattttcatatgtttgttttttttcaagttatttgatgctgcattttgagtgtttgtcatatgattttcaagttatttgatgttgttttttgagtgtttgtcatatgatttgtttctgtcacatgatttgtttctgtcacatgacttCTAAGTGAGGAATTCTAATTAAGGTGAGCACCTGTTATGTATTTAAAGGTGTTCCTCACTTATTGAGAttgtgcctgatgaagacctgagggtcgaaacgttgccttgtacataattaaatacacttttgtatggagcagtatttttcagtgtgcagactgcatttttgtatttattgattgcatatccagttgtcttgcacctggcCCAAATTTGGGttcatgtgatgtgcacaccACTTCTGTGTGTTCTGATGGAACAGCTGATCATacctgtatatggattgccattttgaaatgaatttagtagcagagctactgcgagcaatttttagtgctgcaatccatttatcctttgctgaaatttcagcgtcttcattgagagagagcgtgtcatggatgtttagcaacgacagacgccccaggagcacttctgcccgagcgctttggaaagaaggagaaagcggcgcgactagcgctttccacgcgtttttagtcgcgaactattgaagacaaaagcgatgaccctctgaacttctcaggctgacatgttgatgtgatgtgatatctgatttaagtgggcgtggtgtgtgtaaggtagagagggcatgacttatgatagtgtcctgatccagtcacgacgctattctcagcctgtgttccagctgagtaatcaactttatttaaaaaaaaataatttatatattttatattcaaactgaaaacatgatgtaattaacactcaagtcattcaagtcatcgtgtctcaagtcaagtcaagtcccgagtctttaacttccaagtccgagtcaagtctcaagtcctaaaaatagcgactcgagtcgactcgagtccaagtcaccaagtcacaagtccccatgtctggtttatttaataacaaatacatcgcaaaggattatgtatagtaagtggatcatggtttctgcgctaaTGAcatctaatttatttactttatatcttcaagacttaaatcattgtatgcacattattgctgttactgtatttgtgtgcattgttgcaaaacttaattgtaaacttttcatgattatgaggtttttaactgactaaagttatgattgctgactttatatatttgaatgtttgatagacttgacgccattacgtcatcgccaatgacgtcattacgtcaagCGTAAAAaaaccagtgaaccgtttttttcaaccagtttattgaatcgaaccgtccgaaagaaccgattcgtggaaaagaaccgaacttcccatcactaacaCACACAGCAATGTTTATATAGCTAAACAGCGATCTAGGGGTCACAATGGGATTACAGATGATAAATTGTGAATAATTCCCAATAAGttagttaataaatattttagttatatttagtaaaatccccttaaataaaaaaatgttgaagtaaaaaaaatgaaaacgatTGGCGAAATTACACATGCATTAAAATAGTGCAGATACTAGGCCTTAAGTAAGTATCATCAATATTACAataaactaatatataatatatatagccggctgaggaagaaaaggatacacagctcgaaattcagtaTGAACATATGGTACACAAcaagttgttatttatttatttttatttttaatgtatgtgtaAAACCCTTTTCACAGGCTTGCAGTAGTTTTGACCATATTTtggcaaaaacaaaatatttatgtaatactCAGATTTGCGGGTCTTGAGGAATAAGTGCTTACCGAGTATTATGCATGGGTTCTTGGCTATTTGCTGTATCTGTCGTAGTCATTTGATAGAGTCAGTACAAGTCTTCTGTGCTCAGAACTCAGTGTttattttaaaggtcccgttcttcgtgatcccatgttttaaactataGTAAGTGTGTAATGATGTTGATAGAGTATAAAAAAttttcaatgccaagcgagatattttatttaacagaattcgcctacaaaaaaaaaaaaatgacccgtttggactacagccctctagttcctgcagtaataacgtcactaaaacagtattctgactaacctccgcccacagaaattgtgtttgtgtttgtcatcatgtcgttgaaacgctgttattttcatctcggagtccaattacctttgtttgggcttcccagggacactgtacttggaaattaatggttacaatttatgtttaacttggttcccgaaaattataatccacatgtaaaactatgtgcagcacattttgctgagggacagcttcctcaatctcaatcagtttaatgcaagattcgcacaaagattattcttgaaagatggagcagttccctctttgtctggagaaggcgttgtttatggacaacaaccggtaagtgtattttattatttaaattggtgcgtttaacagtttctgtaactttttACACAAAGGATaaaacgctgtttagctttgttaagtAGATGTTAGAGCTGTGCAataaaatcgaatgcgattttcatgcgcatcttgtcagtaaaaacgctcctgtgattataagtacatctccagcacatgctcctgcccacttgcacATGCtccttgcttctcaaaactagcccaatcgcgtttccaggagggccgtgtgcgctaagctgctgtcgaatcacaacataGGAACCGccggcacaatcagaactcgttatgtatttctgaaggaggggcttcatagaacaaggaagtcatcagcccgtttttatgacagtgaaaacaacgGTATACAGATAgttgaattgtgtgaaaaatactgacacgcaaaacatgaacacgtgttattgcacactgtaaacacaaccaaagcttcaaaaaagcatgaaaaatgggacctttaacatTTCTCTTAACTAACTTGTCATCGTTCCACCAGATTTTCTCGagctcttctttctcttcctaTCCTTTCTCCTCCCCTCTCCCTATCTTCAAGTTTTTTCCTTTCCCTCACGCTCGCGATATCTCGCATACTAACTTTATTTAAACCTTCCCATTTCAattcttacatttattttgtgttagcatgaagctgcagtttcacagTACATAAATTACACTTACAAGTAACAGTAAATTCCTGCAAATAATTTCTTACACTTGAAATGTGATTTACAGATTTACAAAGCTTCTCTTGTGCCTGCAAATTTATTTACACTTACAGTTTTATGTTTACTTCCACAACTCCTACCCTGTGTGTGCAAATCTTTTAGGCATTAAATTACCTTCATAAAAACCTACAtttgtgttttactgaagaaacagTCTCCTACATCTTAATTGACCTGGGGGTAGTTAGATAAacatacaatttaaatttttgggtgaactattccttaaaaaatgtctttacttttgatcaatgtaatgtgtccatgctgcataaatgtaaaatatttttaatttatttttaaaaaatcttactgaccccaggcttttgaatgatagtgtatataattaatgtatgtattaattagacaaatttattttataaacctTTTAAAGACTGTATGCTAGTAGTACTGacatattctgtttttatttatttatttttaatagggtGTCTTGAGTAACCAGGGTTTCTTGGAGGGTTCTCTGAAAAATGCTCGGTTTGGGAAAGCCATCACTGTCATCCGCGATCTAAACCTGGATGGTTTCAGTGATGTGGTGGTTGGTGCTCCGCTGGAAGGCAATGGCCAAGGTGCCATTTACATCTACTATGGAGACAGAAAAACCATCAGAAAGCAGAGCTCACAGGTAGAACCAAACGTCATGGAGTCCTCAACACATATTCAATTTATCCGCAAATTTCCAAATTCAGAAAATTCTTACCAATTCAGAAAATTGTTGGAACGAACCTGGACCCAGCGTTGAAGTTCTTCGGCCGCTCTCTGGACAGCAGCAGAGATATGAACAAAGACTTTATCCCAGATGTGGCAGTGGGGGCTTTTGAGAAAGTGGTCCAACTCTGGTAAGAATTTGAAAATATCAGGCTTCATTTAACCAACTGATTTTCATACTTTGAGGGGGTGTAAAATGAACCATGTTCATTTGTAATACTTCATAACAGCCCACCTTCAACAATCGATTTAAGTGCAGAACAGTTACAGAGACAGCCTCAGTTATGGTGGGATATGTAGATGTGTTTGTGGCCAAGGAAATGATCGCTTTAGCTGTCCTCTGAAATCCCATTTTTCACCTCAGCAATCCTCTAAGCATCAGCTTTCTTCTGTTTGTTCCAAAAGCCATAAATCAGTCAAAGGGTTGTTTCTTATTTGATGCATTCTTGAACTCTCTCATATGGTTTTAGGAGTAGGGGAATTGCAGTCGTCCTGGCCAAAGTTTTCTTCACCCCTGACAAGATCAGTATCCTGAGTAAACCATGTCACTATAGCGGGAGACAAGTGTCCTGCTTCAAAGCTAAAGTGTGTTTTAGAGCAACATTTAAACCAGCAAGTCCACTGGGGCCAGTAGGTAAGGATACAGATTCTACTCTTCTTTTTTTAGGAGGTTTGAGAAAATGATAcatttgaactttattttataaaaacagatATCAAGTACAACTTGACCCTGGATGCCGACCTACAGTCATCTCGGGTCAGCCCTAGAGGTCATTTCAGCAACTTGGATCGAGTCGTCCAGAAAGACATCAGCGTCTCTGTGCAGGACTTATGTGAAGAGCATGACGTGTATGTGCAGGAGACCCCTGACCTTGTCAACTCGATTGCTTTGCGTGTGGACATAGTTGTCAGCCATCCAGACGCCAACCCCGTTCTGGATGTCTTCAGTACTACTGCATGGGAGTTTTTTGTGAGTGTTGCAAGAAGCTAAATTTCTGAGTTGTAAGTACCTGTGGTTTGCTGTAAAGAATGTGTTAAGAAAATATGCAATTAATATAAGCAATTACATCAAATATGTCAGGAACTTTTAAACAATGTTGGCAAAATAGATATATACAATCACCAGCCACTTTTTTAGAGAAAatgaagtgaaaagtgaaagttgtgacatttgccaagtatggtaacccgtactcggaattggtgctctgcatttaacccatccaagtgcacacacagagcagtgattaGTGAACacgccatgaacacacacccagagcattaGGCAGCTATATCCAGTGCCCAGGGAGTaaatgggggttcagtgccttgctcaagggcacttcagccgtgtatatttaaaaaaaaaactgctgatctactgggaaaTTCACAACCATCTCTAGCATTTATATagaatggtccaaaaaagagaaaatatccagtgagcggcagttgtgtgtttgaaaatgccttgttgatgtcagaggtaagaggagaatgggcagactggttagtgatgaaaggcaacagtaactcaaatatacactcgttacaaccaataccatctctgaacgcacagcacattgaaccctgaagcagatgggctacagcagtaGAAGACCACACCTCGTGCTGCTCCTGttagctaagaacaggaaacagaagctacaattcacacaggctcaccaaaactggacaattgaagactggaaaaacgtTGCCGGGTCttatgagtctcgatttctgctgcgacattcagatggtaggatcagaatttggtgtaaagaacatgacAGCAtgggtggtgtaatggtgtgggtgATGTTTTTTTGGCACATTTTTGGGCCCACTAGTCCCAATTAAGCAtggtttaaacaccacagccgacttgagtattgttgctgaccatgacCATCCCTTTTTGACTACAGTgttcccatcctctgatggcttcTTCCAGCAAGATAATGCACCATGCCACACAGcacaaatcatctcagactggtttcttgaacatcacAATGtcttcactttactcaaatggcctccacagtcaacagatctcaatccaatagagcagatttgggatgtggtggaacgggacaTTCGGATAGATATGCAtccaacaaatctgcagcaactgcatgtcatcatcatcaatgatgtcaatatggaccaaagtttctgaggaatgtttccaagaccttgttgaatctatgccatgaagacTTGAgccagttctgaaggcaaaagggggtccaacctgaTACTAGCAGGTTGTACTTAATAAAGTTTCCagtgaaatataattttagaaTTGGTTTATATTtgcttattaaacatttaaataagcatttaaccaatccaaatacacacacacaaacatagcaGTGGGCAGTGGAAAAAAATGGCTTGGTCCATTAAGAACAGGGGAATTCAGAATAATGTCCAGGAAACTGTTCCTAAATCCTCActgtggtttggtttggtttggtttggtttggtcaAGATGCCGTTCTCAAAGGACTGTGGTCAAGATGCCGTTTGCTTCAGTGACTTGGTTCTGACTGTGCAGAGTGAAGAGAGACTCAGGTAAGATTCCCTCAAACAATCTGACTTAAACAGGACAAGAAATACTAATCCTTAATctctttttatagaaaatattaaattcagGCGAGTATCTAATTAACTAGCGCCTTATTTCTTTTGCAAAACCTTTGCCAACATatccatttaaatatattgtgtaaaaatgctattatactgtatataattggtatggaatatttgtttttcgtttttttgtgtttttttaatatttccagCAAAACTCAACTGGTGGTCAGCCAGAACAAGAGAAGTCTCTCCTTTACTGTGACTGTGATGAACAGGAAGGAAAATGCGTACAATGCTCGAGTGTCTAGCCGCTACTCCAGTAACCTGTTCTATGCTTCTGTTACACCACAGGTACTTCATAACTAATGCAAAAAATGTATCACTTATATTCTTCTTAAAACAAGCTGTACAAAACTGGGCCGGACCTGGGCGGTGAGCTATGACTCGACAACTCCTCTATCCTTAAATAATCTCACTCACACTGCCATATAGAAGGTTCTAACATTAATTTAAGTGCtatataatatgcatattttacttataTGGCACACACACATTCTTGTGTTTAAAACCAGCTATTTTTTTTGCTTATCCAATCTGATTTTGCAGACTGAAGGAGCAGAGGTGAAGTGCACTCTAATGAAAGAATCAGACACACTTATCTGCCAAGTTAGTTATCCAGTGCTGAGGACGGACCAATCGGTGAGACAGACACAGATGAGCACTAATGTCAGTATCCGACTGATAtgtttgtaatggttttgtatgtttttcacaGGTTACATTTGTGGTCAACTTTGAATTTAACTTGAATCAGCTTAAAAAAAATGCCAATGTTGTCTTCGAAGCTTTAAGGTAAACGGTTTTACCCaattcattttaaacaacttttatgGTTTTGCTTCATCAATGTTCAAATGCTTTTTTACAAAAGCAATTTAGAGAATTGCCAACATCTGACAGTCCCTCAAGACTGTGAAAATAGTTTTAAGCAGTAAGTGTCTGTGATCTACGAGTATTTGTGTGAGGAGATTGTTCTGTTAATCATTGTTTCATTGGTTCATTTTCACTGCAGTGACAGCACAGAGGAAACTCCAGCTGATAATACGATCTCTGTCTCCATTCCTGTCCAATACAACTCTGAGATTATCCTCAGCAGGTCAGACATGAAACAATACTTCATTCTGATTGGTCGGTTGCTGCATTCTGCCTGCATTCATTTtgctaaaaagtttgggaacaaTTAGACTAatacttgttgttgttttttaacaaggatacattaaattgatcaaaagtgataataaagatatttataatgtttgaatagacaaatcaaataaatgctggttttgaacttcatattcatcaaaaaatcctaaatCAAATAACATTGatatattgagcagcaaatctgcatatcagaatgatttctgaaggatcatgtgacactgaagactggagcaatgatgctgaaaaatcagctttaatTCACAGGAAATCAaaaactttaatataatataaattacaaacCTCAAACTTATTTGGGTCAAATGAATTGGTTAGAAAGTGTGGGAAGCATGGAAAACATTGCTTGTGAAAACTTGTAAAGATCCTGAGTAACTTTATAAATAATATGAGAATTCTTTTAGAATCACTttttacaagtgtgtgtgtgtgtgttgagtagGCTAGTTGTAGCATTTCTGCTCAATTTTGGGGGTAATGTATAACAAGTAACgcgagttatgtaatcagattactttttcaagtaactagtaaagtaacacattacttgtTATTAAAAATTAATGAGCAAGCCCAGCTCAGGTGACagaaagtaacgcaaaagtaatgtaatgcattactcgccatacaatgaaagtaacacagttagttacttttttatcgagtaatattgtaatgtattattttCATAACTTTCCCCAACACCGTTTCTACTTGATAACCCATCGTAATGTTTGACTAAAAGTCCTctcttaatgtatttattatattttaatttcttcaGAGAATCAAAACTAGATGCTTATTTACTTGAAAAAGATAACAATTACACAACCACAGTGAGGAATTTCAAGGACATCGGCCCagattttaactttaatttaaaggTGAGTTCACGTGGTAGTGAAACGGATGAATCCTTCAGGCTGTTCACTACCGCCATCTGTTGGTTTGCTTTGAAAAATGAAGTGTAAGGTAGGGCTGATTGTATTTATTTCTGCAGGTTTCTACAGGAACTGTCCCAGTCAGCCTGGTTTACCTCAATGTCTCGCTGCCCAACAGCACTAGAGCAGGAAATCCTCTCCTCTACATAACCAGCATTAAAACCTCACCTGTGAGGATCCAAAATCAACAAACCTCACAATTTTACACACAAtccaacattaacattaacacacGTCTCTGCATGTGGAAATGATTTGACATCATATTTCCTGCAAACAGGCTGAAAACATCCATTGTTCAGGCAGTCATCTGATCGACCAGTTTAATATAACTGAAAAACCTTATCCAGCCCGATTCACAAAGGAGTGTTTCAGGGGAACAGATGAACTGGTCAGTGCTTGTGGATTTTTAATTTGCTTATTGATGGTGAAACACAAAGGAAGTACTAATGAATGAAGTATGAAACCCAGTaataattatttatgtaataatgtttttaattagatGATGATTGCATGATGATTGATCCTGTCTCTTATTACAAATAACAGTCCTAATTTCCATTCGTACTGATCATCTGTTCACCATCCACAGAACTGCAAAACAGCCACATGTCGCTCAGTTCAGTGTGTCCTGAAGGACCTGGAGGAGAAGAATGATTATTATGTGGATGTAACGACAAACATATGGAGTGGTACATTTGCGATGGTAAATAAACTCATCTCAGTGGTTTTCTTGTATCAATCTAGGCTAATGTTGGGGTTAAccgtgtttgtttgttcattcaaggCTGATTTTCTGTACACTGTCATCTCTGTGACAGCTGAGATAGAGACATCTCAACCAGAGCTGCTGTTCATCGAAAAGAAACACCTGCAggtagagattttttttttaattttatcataTACAGCTaaaaggttgtgtgtgtgtgtgtgtgtgtgtgtgtgtgtgtgtgtgtgtgtgtgtgtgtatacagtacatatatatttttaaacgatgtatgaatgtatttttatataaactcTGTAACACATGttaacaaaacacatttgaataaaaatcAGCAAGGAACATACATTACAATATtgcaaaaaatgaaaaagtagatgaataaaataaaaaaaggaaaatgtggaAGTAAGCCgttttgtacagctaataataactGAAAGTGAATGACACCGAAAGACATTAAATTTACATATGGCCGTGCATGCTCTTATAAAATAAGgtgaatataataaattaattataattaaatcatAAGGCTATAAATCTTGATCCAAAGTTTTGATCTCTAGTACACAGTAATCTTGATCTTCTAGTCATACATGACGAAATTACCTAACCATGACACAAAACAGCGTGAgaatcactgatctataatattgaatagttatatatatagatcagtggttagaaTACATAACAAGATTACTCAAATCTCAGTGAAAGAtctataataacataaaatattttaaattgtaaaagaaGCATAAGTAACATCTTtatgatcagattttttttttcaacattgagttATTGAATAGTTACACACTTTTTGTATTTTCTTATCAATTAGTAAAACTGCATATTCTGAACAACTATAGTTTAAAGCAGTGTTctggtagtaaaaaaaaagtgtaaaataggACACAATGTACTGTTAGTATGAAGGAACAATACGTTTTTACCTGTGTTTTTAAATCCAACActgcattttgtgttttaagGTTACAGGGTTACAACTTAATGGATAACATCCTGGCAGAAAATGACTAGTACCTTTTCAGTTTTTAACTGAACAACAGTTACAAGCTAATAACATGCTGTttcataaatgtgcatttattattgACCAATTGGATCCAGCAACTTAatgcatgttttatgtttgtacTGTTAGGCATCTTTCTCCTTTAATCATttgagtttctttaaaaaaaaaaaaaataagttgctaaaagtaaaaaaaattaataaaataaagaaaagctaAATTGGCTGCtaggtgcttaaaaaaaaaaaaaagattaagttgCTAGGGTAGTctgaaaagttgctaaatctagcAACAAAATTGTTAAGTTGGCTCTATCTTCATTTGCATTTAGTCTAAATGCAGGCTATACAGTAAGAgcagaaatgtattttcttttattttctttttcattttgaaaaacattttggtATATGAGCTTTTGGTAAATGAGTAAACGTTTTCAGtctcaaaaaatatattcaattcagcatacagtatatttcacataaatttaaaacaatttggctatatatatatatatatatatatatatatatatatatatatatatatatatatatatatatatatttgttttttgtttttttgtttgtttgtttttttttgctgaatggGATCAGCAGTCATTATGTATGTAAGCTAAATTTACAAGTAGACACTTCTTTGCAGGTTAAAGTCCAAGTGAGCAAACCTGGAGCTAAAGGGGACGTTCCAGTGGGCGCCATCATAGGGAGCGTTATCGGCGGTCTGTTGGTCTTCGCTCTAGTCATCGCATTTCTTTGGAAGgtactttatttttatgttttaatgtttattatttaatgtctATATCTTAATGTCTTCCTTtaaaaatcaatgtattgttatGTTCAGCTTGGATTCTTCGAGAGGAATTATCAACCGATGAAGAACGTGGCTGAGGTTGAAGAAGAAAACCAGGAACTGCAGGAAAACAGCGAGACACTTTAAGAAATCTGTCGAGTCTCATTCAGCATTATCACTGCTTCCTTCTCTAAGAGCAGACTGGGCTTTCAAAAAATGTCAATTTGATTTTAGTGCAGCAAGTGAAACACTTGCATTCAAAGGAGGACTGTCCAAGCTTTGTATTTTTTCAAGAAAAACCTATTGATGCTTCATGAGATTTACTGTAGCTCATATACTAGTTAACAGTTCAACTTTGTTTTGTATCTTTCCCAGTTTCCCCCACAAATACTCCTTGTTCTCTTTCCAGCATGGATCCCGAGACTCTGGGTAGAACATCAATTCATTATTATGTATGAAATATTTACACTATAAATAATACCAgtgttattattatatgaaacaaatatatttaaacaacatgAATAAGTTAGTTTCTAAAGTATGCCATAAACATTATCTTTCCAATTAACAATTTTAAgacatataataaattatataaaccatgaacatttTCATACAACTATATTGCATAATATGAAAAGGAACacaaatatgtattaataaaacTTATTTATACTAGCTACTACGATTAGTATTTTTACGTCAAAATGTGTTATATAtcttatatgtaaaaaataatatatattggtAAACTGAGTGGCAGAATAAATCTAATCTGTTTGATTATAATGGGagcttttaatagttttattgctTTGATGACATAGTCAGTTTACGACTGAAACTGAGACC includes these proteins:
- the LOC128021401 gene encoding integrin alpha-2; translated protein: MNILPVLLAVLCFSIMQDNTQGFNVGISGAKIFSVSAEQFGYSVKQFNNSQGKWLLVGSPWKGYPQNRKGEIYKCEINHPGVSCESLDLQNSVNVPNISNSNNINMSLGLTLIPTTRDSGFMTCGPLWAQHCGSQHFYPGVCADVSPQFKLQSAFPPAIKTCGSLTDIAIVLDGSNSIRAWEQILAFLKKLLENVDIGPQSTQVTVLQYAVDTSFEFYLNSHQTKESMIKAASNIQQKLGVKTNTFTAIDFARENAFLAKNGGRPGANKVMVVVTDGESHDSVLRNTVIPACESQNISRFAIAVLGHYIKNDLYTSEFVAEIKSIASNSTEKYFFNVSEEAELIEIVGALGDRIFNIEGIGDNFKMEMSQVGFSAHQTRNKDLILLGAVGAYNWIGTVVHHTAQKSNVLPKTAFEKVLDDRNHSSLLGYSVESVIDGSSEFYVAGAPRAAHRGQVIVYSINSQNQPVIVDSQIIVFCGLQIGSYFGSVLCPVDVDADVVTDLLLVGAPMYMSEEKSETGRVYLFTINKGVLSNQGFLEGSLKNARFGKAITVIRDLNLDGFSDVVVGAPLEGNGQGAIYIYYGDRKTIRKQSSQKIVGTNLDPALKFFGRSLDSSRDMNKDFIPDVAVGAFEKVVQLWSRGIAVVLAKVFFTPDKISILSKPCHYSGRQVSCFKAKVCFRATFKPASPLGPVDIKYNLTLDADLQSSRVSPRGHFSNLDRVVQKDISVSVQDLCEEHDVYVQETPDLVNSIALRVDIVVSHPDANPVLDVFSTTAWEFFMPFSKDCGQDAVCFSDLVLTVQSEERLSKTQLVVSQNKRSLSFTVTVMNRKENAYNARVSSRYSSNLFYASVTPQTEGAEVKCTLMKESDTLICQVSYPVLRTDQSVTFVVNFEFNLNQLKKNANVVFEALSDSTEETPADNTISVSIPVQYNSEIILSRESKLDAYLLEKDNNYTTTVRNFKDIGPDFNFNLKVSTGTVPVSLVYLNVSLPNSTRAGNPLLYITSIKTSPAENIHCSGSHLIDQFNITEKPYPARFTKECFRGTDELNCKTATCRSVQCVLKDLEEKNDYYVDVTTNIWSGTFAMADFLYTVISVTAEIETSQPELLFIEKKHLQVKVQVSKPGAKGDVPVGAIIGSVIGGLLVFALVIAFLWKLGFFERNYQPMKNVAEVEEENQELQENSETL